A section of the Streptomyces sp. V3I8 genome encodes:
- a CDS encoding glycoside hydrolase family 31 protein has product MNGRDLVRSMKAIGSAGEGQGLLTVRAAWRRRRTDAEGLPPRGAERARVPGPVLSVEPAPGGGLVRFTRAELRITVTAGGAVFWGWDGAGPGPSYALADTAPEPDPRAVLEPDKDGAWRVVSERMTVVVSRRGGVEVLTPGGVSLRRDLPPRWWEPAGGGRARWTQRAEVAADARFFGLGGRASGLRLRNGTYRLWNTDPGRAFGPGDDPLHLTMPVQMVVADAATHLVFHDNSWDGSVTLREGEEGAGSGHDHAGTSELRMDGGPLRCWVMVGAPARVLQNWASLTGAAVLPPAWALGHQHARSGSGTEQEVRRIVGGHHERGLPLDAVHLGIGHLEAHRVFTVDRDRFPKLPVLAEELRRDGIRLVSAVEPAVGADAGNAVYDGGSAEDAFVRDVAGEVVRGVARSGEVVHPDFTRARTRRWWGGLYEERLAQGFAGFWHDRNEPVSLMAFGESTLPRSARHDVEGRGGDHREAHNVYALAMARAAYEGLSELAPRERPFLVSRSGWAGMQRYAGAWSGDVATGWPGLRASLSLVLGLGLCGVPYSGSDVGGSDTSPSPELYLRWFQLGAYLPLFRTRGGPHAGPRAGAGELWEFGDEVLGHARAALVERRRLLPYFVTLAHLARRTGAPYLRPLWWSAPEDRALRDCEDAFLLGDCLLVAPVLEPGADRRAVRLPRGRWYDVVTEEAYEGPARVLVDAPLSRIAVLVRAGAVLPVRGDDGSVELEAWAPAHGRTGGGLVVVDPGGMSGAEAGGGDGCGWDEPEIERYVTRRRGGRVVVERDGDDGPDEPSLPVRVRGLGS; this is encoded by the coding sequence ATGAACGGTCGTGACCTGGTGCGTTCGATGAAGGCGATCGGTTCGGCGGGAGAGGGCCAGGGCCTGCTCACCGTGCGGGCCGCGTGGCGCAGGAGGCGTACCGACGCCGAGGGGCTGCCGCCGCGGGGCGCCGAACGCGCGCGGGTGCCCGGGCCCGTGCTGTCCGTGGAGCCCGCGCCCGGTGGCGGGCTGGTCCGGTTCACGCGGGCGGAGCTGCGGATCACCGTCACGGCCGGCGGAGCCGTCTTCTGGGGCTGGGACGGGGCGGGGCCCGGGCCGTCGTACGCGCTCGCGGACACCGCTCCCGAACCGGACCCCCGGGCCGTGCTGGAGCCGGACAAGGACGGTGCCTGGCGGGTGGTGTCGGAGCGTATGACGGTCGTCGTCTCGCGGCGCGGCGGCGTGGAGGTGCTCACGCCGGGCGGGGTGAGTCTGCGGCGCGATCTGCCGCCGCGGTGGTGGGAGCCGGCCGGCGGTGGCCGGGCCCGCTGGACGCAGCGGGCCGAAGTGGCCGCGGACGCGCGGTTCTTCGGTCTGGGAGGACGGGCGTCGGGGCTCCGGCTGCGGAACGGGACATACCGCCTGTGGAACACGGATCCCGGGCGGGCCTTCGGTCCCGGTGACGACCCGCTGCATCTCACGATGCCGGTGCAGATGGTGGTGGCCGACGCGGCCACGCACCTGGTGTTCCACGACAACTCCTGGGACGGCTCCGTGACCCTGCGCGAGGGCGAGGAGGGTGCCGGGTCCGGGCACGACCACGCCGGGACGAGCGAGCTGCGGATGGACGGCGGACCCCTGCGCTGCTGGGTGATGGTGGGCGCTCCCGCGCGCGTGCTGCAGAACTGGGCGTCGCTGACGGGCGCCGCCGTGCTGCCGCCGGCCTGGGCTCTGGGGCACCAGCACGCGCGGTCCGGCTCCGGGACCGAGCAGGAGGTGCGGCGGATCGTGGGCGGCCACCATGAGCGCGGGCTGCCGCTGGACGCGGTGCACCTCGGCATCGGGCACCTCGAGGCGCACCGCGTGTTCACGGTCGACCGGGACCGCTTCCCGAAGCTGCCGGTGCTCGCGGAGGAGCTGCGCCGGGACGGGATCCGGCTGGTGTCGGCCGTGGAACCGGCGGTCGGGGCCGACGCGGGGAACGCCGTGTACGACGGGGGGAGCGCCGAGGACGCCTTCGTACGGGACGTCGCGGGCGAGGTCGTGCGCGGTGTGGCCCGGTCGGGCGAGGTGGTCCATCCGGACTTCACGCGCGCGCGTACGCGCCGGTGGTGGGGCGGGCTCTACGAGGAGCGGCTCGCGCAGGGGTTCGCCGGTTTCTGGCACGACAGGAACGAGCCCGTGTCCCTCATGGCCTTCGGCGAGTCCACGCTGCCCCGCTCGGCGCGGCACGACGTGGAGGGCCGTGGCGGTGACCATCGCGAGGCCCACAACGTGTACGCGCTCGCCATGGCCCGGGCCGCCTACGAGGGCCTGAGCGAACTGGCGCCCCGGGAACGGCCCTTCCTGGTCTCGCGCTCCGGGTGGGCCGGGATGCAGCGCTACGCGGGGGCGTGGTCCGGGGACGTGGCCACGGGGTGGCCCGGTCTGCGGGCGTCGCTGTCGCTGGTGCTGGGGCTCGGGCTCTGCGGGGTGCCGTACTCGGGGTCCGACGTGGGCGGTTCGGACACGAGCCCCTCCCCCGAGCTGTACCTCCGGTGGTTCCAGCTGGGCGCGTACCTGCCGCTCTTCCGTACGCGCGGAGGGCCGCACGCGGGGCCGCGGGCGGGAGCCGGGGAGCTGTGGGAGTTCGGTGACGAGGTTCTGGGGCACGCGCGTGCGGCGCTCGTCGAGCGGCGGCGGCTGCTGCCGTACTTCGTGACGCTGGCGCATCTGGCACGGCGTACCGGGGCGCCGTACCTGCGGCCGTTGTGGTGGAGCGCTCCGGAGGACAGGGCGTTGCGCGACTGCGAGGACGCCTTCCTGCTCGGTGACTGTCTCCTGGTGGCGCCCGTGCTGGAGCCGGGCGCGGACCGGCGTGCCGTGCGGCTGCCGCGGGGCCGCTGGTACGACGTGGTGACCGAGGAGGCGTACGAAGGGCCCGCCCGGGTGCTGGTCGACGCTCCTTTGTCGCGGATTGCGGTACTGGTGCGCGCGGGAGCCGTCCTGCCCGTGCGCGGCGACGACGGCTCGGTGGAGCTGGAGGCGTGGGCGCCCGCCCACGGGCGGACCGGGGGCGGGCTGGTGGTCGTCGATCCCGGGGGCATGAGCGGGGCCGAGGCCGGGGGCGGAGACGGGTGCGGCTGGGACGAGCCGGAGATCGAGCGCTATGTGACGCGTCGGCGGGGCGGGCGTGTGGTCGTGGAGCGGGACGGGGACGACGGCCCGGACGAGCCGTCCCTGCCCGTGCGGGTGCGCGGGCTGGGCTCCTGA
- a CDS encoding acetoacetate--CoA ligase yields MTSSNLSPLWQPDRERIDRAQITRFQAWAAEHHGAPAEGGYAALHRWSVDRLDTFWKAVTEWFDVRFSTPYARVLGDRSLPGAQWFPGATLNYAEHALRAAGTRADEPALLYVDETHEPRPVSWSELRRQVGSLAAELRTLGVRPGDRVSGYLPNVPQAVVALLATAAVGGVWTSCAPDFGARSVLDRFQQVEPVVLFAVDGYRYGGKEHDRRDTVAELRRDLPTLRAVVHVPLLGTEAPEGTLDWSALTSSDVAPVYEEVPFDHPLWVLYSSGTTGLPKAIVQSQGGILVEHLKQLGLHCDLGPGDRFFWYTSTGWMMWNFLVSGLLTGTTIVLYDGSPGYPDTGAQWRIAERTGATLYGTSAAYVMACRKADVHPSRDFDLSRIECVATTGSPLPPDGFRWLHDEVREDLWIASVSGGTDICSCFAGAVPTLPVHIGELQAPGLGTDLQSWDPSGKPLTDEVGELVVTNPMPSMPIRFWNDPDGSRYHDSYFDTYPGVWRHGDWITLTSRGSVVIHGRSDSTLNRQGVRMGSADIYEAVERLPEIRESLVIGVEQPDGGYWMPLFVHLAPGAVLDEALLGRIKRTIREQLSPRHIPDEVIEVPGVPHTLTGKRIEVPVKRLLQGTPLEKAVNPGSVDDLDLLRFYEELARDRT; encoded by the coding sequence ATGACCTCATCGAACCTCTCACCGCTCTGGCAGCCCGACCGGGAACGCATCGACCGGGCACAGATCACCCGCTTCCAGGCCTGGGCGGCCGAACACCACGGAGCCCCCGCGGAAGGCGGCTACGCCGCACTGCACCGCTGGTCCGTGGACCGGCTCGACACATTCTGGAAAGCCGTCACGGAGTGGTTCGACGTACGGTTCTCCACGCCCTACGCGCGCGTACTGGGCGACCGCTCGTTGCCGGGCGCACAGTGGTTCCCCGGGGCGACCCTCAACTACGCCGAGCACGCCCTGCGGGCGGCCGGCACCCGGGCGGACGAACCGGCCCTCCTGTACGTCGACGAGACCCATGAGCCCCGTCCCGTCAGCTGGTCCGAACTACGCCGCCAGGTCGGCTCCCTGGCCGCCGAACTCCGTACCCTCGGCGTACGCCCCGGAGACCGCGTCAGCGGATACCTCCCGAACGTCCCGCAGGCCGTGGTCGCCCTCCTCGCCACCGCCGCCGTCGGCGGGGTATGGACGTCCTGCGCCCCGGACTTCGGCGCCCGCAGCGTCCTGGACCGCTTCCAGCAGGTCGAACCCGTCGTTCTCTTCGCGGTCGACGGCTACCGCTACGGAGGCAAGGAGCACGACCGCCGCGACACCGTCGCCGAACTGCGCCGCGACCTGCCCACCCTGCGGGCCGTCGTCCACGTCCCGCTCCTCGGCACCGAGGCCCCCGAAGGCACCCTGGACTGGTCCGCCCTCACCTCGTCCGACGTGGCGCCCGTCTACGAGGAGGTGCCCTTCGACCACCCCCTCTGGGTGCTCTACTCCTCCGGCACGACCGGCCTGCCCAAGGCCATCGTCCAGTCCCAGGGCGGCATCCTCGTCGAGCACCTCAAACAGCTCGGCCTGCACTGCGACCTGGGACCCGGGGACCGCTTCTTCTGGTACACGTCCACCGGCTGGATGATGTGGAACTTCCTCGTCTCCGGCCTCCTGACGGGCACCACGATCGTCCTGTACGACGGCAGCCCCGGCTACCCGGACACCGGCGCCCAGTGGCGCATCGCCGAACGCACCGGTGCCACCCTGTACGGCACTTCGGCGGCGTACGTCATGGCCTGCCGCAAAGCGGACGTGCACCCCTCCCGGGACTTCGACCTCTCCCGGATCGAGTGCGTCGCGACCACGGGCTCGCCCCTGCCGCCCGACGGATTCCGCTGGCTGCACGACGAGGTGCGCGAAGACCTGTGGATCGCCTCCGTCAGCGGCGGCACCGACATCTGCTCCTGCTTCGCGGGAGCGGTCCCCACCCTGCCCGTCCACATCGGCGAACTCCAGGCCCCGGGCCTCGGCACCGACCTCCAGTCCTGGGACCCGAGCGGCAAGCCCCTCACCGACGAGGTCGGCGAGCTCGTCGTCACCAACCCCATGCCGTCCATGCCGATCCGCTTCTGGAACGACCCCGACGGCAGCCGCTACCACGACAGCTACTTCGACACCTACCCCGGCGTCTGGCGCCACGGCGACTGGATCACCCTCACCTCGCGCGGCTCCGTCGTCATCCACGGCCGCTCGGACTCCACCCTCAACCGCCAGGGCGTCCGCATGGGGTCGGCCGACATCTACGAAGCGGTCGAACGCCTGCCGGAGATCCGCGAGTCCCTCGTCATCGGCGTCGAACAGCCCGACGGCGGCTACTGGATGCCGCTCTTCGTCCACCTCGCACCGGGAGCCGTCCTCGACGAGGCCCTCCTGGGCCGCATCAAGCGGACGATCCGGGAACAGCTCTCACCGCGCCACATCCCCGACGAGGTCATCGAGGTCCCCGGCGTGCCCCACACCCTCACCGGCAAGCGCATCGAGGTCCCGGTCAAACGCCTCCTGCAGGGCACGCCCCTCGAAAAGGCCGTCAACCCCGGCTCCGTCGACGACCTCGACCTGCTCCGCTTCTACGAGGAGCTGGCCCGCGACCGCACCTGA
- the ptsP gene encoding phosphoenolpyruvate--protein phosphotransferase: METTLRGVGVSHGVAIGEVRHMGTAVLEPPAKQIPAQDAEREQGRARQAVEAVAADLTARGNLAGGEAQAVLEAQALMAQDPELMADVERRVAVGSTAERGVYDAFAAYRALLANAGEYLAGRVADLDDVRNRIVARLLGVPMPGVPDSDEPYVLIARDLAPADTALLDPTLVLGFVTEEGGPTSHSAILARALGVPAVVALPGAGELAEGTMVAVNGSTGEIFVNPSAEKKAELEAAAAARKAALAASSGPGATSDGHRVPLLANIGGPADVPAAVEAGAEGVGLFRTEFLFLDDSKNAPSEEKQVEAYRQVLEAFPEGRVVVRVLDAGADKPLDFLTPADEPNPALGVRGLRSLLDHPDVLRTQLTALSKAAEGLPVHLEVMAPMVADRADAKAFADACRAAGLHAKFGAMVEIPSASLRARSILQEVEFLSLGTNDLAQYTFAADRQVGAVSRLQDPWQPALLDLVAMSAEAAGAEGKSCGVCGEAASDPLLACVLTGLGVTSLSMGAASIPYVRAALAKYTLAQCERAAAAARACDSAEEARTAAQAVLSGE, encoded by the coding sequence ATGGAGACAACGCTGCGAGGCGTCGGCGTGAGCCACGGTGTGGCGATCGGCGAGGTTCGGCACATGGGAACGGCGGTGCTCGAGCCGCCTGCCAAGCAGATACCGGCGCAGGACGCGGAGCGCGAGCAGGGGCGCGCCCGCCAGGCCGTGGAAGCCGTGGCGGCCGACCTGACGGCACGCGGCAATCTGGCCGGCGGCGAGGCGCAGGCCGTGCTCGAGGCCCAGGCCCTGATGGCCCAGGACCCGGAGCTCATGGCGGACGTCGAGCGGCGTGTCGCGGTCGGCAGCACCGCGGAGCGCGGGGTGTACGACGCCTTCGCCGCGTACCGCGCTCTCCTCGCCAACGCCGGTGAGTACCTCGCGGGGCGGGTGGCGGACCTCGACGACGTGCGGAACCGTATCGTCGCCCGGCTGCTCGGCGTTCCGATGCCGGGTGTCCCCGACAGCGACGAGCCGTACGTCCTCATCGCCCGTGACCTCGCGCCGGCCGACACGGCGTTGCTGGACCCGACGCTCGTCCTGGGTTTCGTCACCGAGGAGGGCGGACCGACCAGCCACAGCGCGATCCTGGCGCGGGCTCTCGGGGTGCCCGCCGTGGTGGCGCTGCCGGGAGCGGGTGAGCTGGCCGAGGGCACCATGGTCGCCGTGAACGGCAGCACCGGTGAGATCTTCGTGAACCCCAGTGCGGAGAAGAAGGCCGAGCTGGAGGCCGCCGCGGCCGCGCGCAAGGCGGCGCTCGCGGCGTCGAGCGGGCCCGGCGCGACCTCCGACGGGCACCGGGTGCCGCTGCTGGCCAACATCGGTGGTCCGGCGGACGTTCCCGCGGCGGTCGAGGCGGGCGCCGAGGGGGTGGGGCTGTTCCGTACCGAGTTCCTCTTCCTCGACGACAGCAAGAACGCGCCTTCCGAGGAGAAGCAGGTCGAGGCGTACCGGCAGGTGCTGGAGGCCTTCCCCGAGGGGCGGGTCGTGGTGCGCGTGCTCGACGCGGGCGCGGACAAACCGCTCGACTTCCTGACGCCGGCCGACGAGCCGAACCCGGCGCTGGGCGTGCGTGGTCTGCGGTCGCTGCTCGACCACCCCGACGTGCTGCGTACGCAGCTGACGGCGCTGTCGAAGGCTGCCGAGGGTCTGCCCGTCCACCTCGAGGTCATGGCTCCGATGGTCGCGGACCGTGCGGACGCCAAGGCGTTCGCCGACGCGTGCCGTGCGGCGGGTCTGCACGCCAAGTTCGGTGCCATGGTCGAGATCCCGTCGGCCTCCCTGCGGGCGCGCTCGATCCTTCAGGAGGTCGAGTTCCTGTCGCTCGGGACCAACGACCTCGCGCAGTACACGTTCGCCGCCGACCGTCAGGTGGGTGCCGTGTCCCGGCTGCAGGATCCGTGGCAGCCCGCGCTGCTCGATCTGGTCGCGATGTCCGCCGAGGCGGCCGGGGCCGAGGGCAAGAGCTGTGGCGTCTGCGGTGAGGCGGCCTCGGACCCGCTGCTCGCGTGTGTGCTGACCGGTCTGGGTGTCACCTCCCTCTCCATGGGTGCGGCATCGATCCCCTACGTGCGCGCGGCTCTGGCCAAGTACACGCTGGCGCAGTGCGAGCGGGCCGCCGCCGCGGCGCGTGCCTGTGACAGTGCCGAGGAGGCGCGCACGGCGGCGCAGGCGGTGCTGTCCGGCGAGTAG
- a CDS encoding PTS glucose transporter subunit IIA: protein MTTVTSPLAGRTIGLAAVPDPVFSGAMVGPGTAIDPVREASAAVAPVDGVIVSLHPHAFVVVDDEGHGVLTHLGIDTVQLNGEGFELLVNKGDTVQRGQAVVRWDPAAVEAAGKSPICPVVALEAAAESLSDVSVDGEVKAGDALFSWH from the coding sequence ATGACCACAGTGACGTCCCCTCTCGCAGGACGCACCATCGGACTCGCTGCTGTACCCGATCCGGTCTTCTCCGGGGCCATGGTGGGCCCCGGCACCGCGATCGACCCCGTTCGAGAGGCCTCCGCGGCGGTGGCCCCCGTCGACGGCGTCATCGTCTCCCTGCACCCGCACGCGTTCGTCGTGGTCGACGACGAGGGGCACGGAGTGCTGACGCACCTGGGCATCGACACCGTTCAGCTCAACGGCGAGGGTTTCGAGCTGCTCGTGAACAAGGGGGACACCGTGCAGCGCGGCCAGGCCGTGGTGCGCTGGGACCCGGCTGCCGTCGAAGCGGCCGGCAAGTCCCCCATCTGTCCCGTCGTGGCGCTCGAAGCCGCGGCCGAGTCCCTCTCCGACGTCAGCGTCGACGGCGAGGTAAAGGCCGGCGACGCTCTTTTCAGCTGGCACTGA